One window of Dyadobacter sandarakinus genomic DNA carries:
- a CDS encoding CBM96 family carbohydrate-binding protein yields the protein MREFSLPFSLLLLCIASFGVIAQPAVQWDKTIGGDYSDILRSVIQTRDGGYILGGSSESSISGNKTAPYKGRFDYWIVKVAPDGSKKWDRSLGGTNEETLYAVKEAADGSFFVAGQSFSTVNRDKTVPSKGLGDIWIVKLSASGQINWQKTIGTRANETMSTMEITPDGGLAIAGTTSPPDQYGTPTNRGWFLKLDSLAELQWSKDIFVDGKTPSLNTVTLTPDGGYLLGVGTGTLQDSGGTYYLVRLTSAGNVLWTREFKGTYNSSVLQSVIATPDGGYVLGGTTNAAAGFDKSEESIGFDYWIIKITSNGIKEWENTIQGSDNDHFAGMQLTKDGGYLIAGSSLSETGLDKTVANNGYSNIWLVKLSATGSIVWNDVIGSNNREYGDRASDIIATRDGGYLLAATSSSLTGGDKTETSRGQEDYWIVKLAPESAALPKMPIRINAGGPAFTTATGKLFTADQYYAGIERPSTVATGDILNTTNDVLYRSGRISPSFSYNIPIMSGEVNVTLHFAETYFGTPGKKGGAGSRQFHVNMEGSRKLTNYDIFVAAGGAMRAVQVTFPVTVTDGLLNIDFLTGAADMPRICAIEVMSAGLTLNPIADSYVQGGIYSYNNYGTANLQIKSLTNDPDVSRAAYLKFQLPATGVITSAKLRIYGHNHENSNGINLHAFGVNDDSWTESGINKTNAPAASTPSLGSVAVNGQYQNYEIDVTSYVKAQQQSGDGMVSLLLDDPSSRNIKLVFNSREMNRAPQLFIQASSSGARVSQEAVVSETPEKEPSAIYPNPVKDQLTVSLSAGHSGPISFELINVFGNGYKLTAPQSARPGESTALNIANLPVNTGIYLLKIESETFTELVRMVIEK from the coding sequence ATGAGAGAATTCTCCCTGCCCTTTTCATTATTACTGCTTTGTATTGCCTCGTTCGGTGTAATTGCACAGCCTGCTGTTCAATGGGACAAAACCATTGGAGGAGATTACTCTGATATTCTGAGATCAGTCATTCAGACCCGGGACGGAGGATACATCCTCGGCGGAAGTTCAGAAAGCTCCATTTCGGGTAATAAAACGGCTCCATACAAGGGCCGTTTTGACTATTGGATTGTAAAGGTAGCACCCGATGGCTCCAAAAAATGGGACAGATCGCTGGGTGGAACCAATGAAGAAACGCTCTATGCTGTTAAAGAGGCGGCTGACGGCAGCTTTTTTGTGGCGGGACAATCATTCTCCACCGTCAATAGAGATAAAACGGTACCTAGCAAGGGTCTGGGAGATATCTGGATCGTTAAGCTGAGTGCCTCAGGACAGATCAACTGGCAAAAAACGATTGGCACAAGAGCCAATGAGACCATGAGCACCATGGAAATTACGCCCGATGGCGGATTGGCTATTGCCGGTACAACTTCCCCACCCGATCAGTACGGCACTCCTACCAACAGAGGGTGGTTTTTGAAACTGGATTCCCTGGCAGAGTTACAATGGAGCAAAGACATATTTGTCGATGGAAAAACACCCAGCCTTAATACAGTAACACTTACACCCGACGGAGGATATTTGCTCGGCGTAGGTACCGGAACATTACAGGACTCAGGAGGCACCTATTACCTGGTAAGATTGACATCCGCAGGCAATGTACTCTGGACCCGGGAGTTTAAGGGCACTTATAATAGCAGCGTCTTACAGTCGGTGATTGCTACCCCGGATGGCGGATATGTATTGGGCGGAACCACTAATGCCGCCGCAGGTTTCGACAAATCCGAAGAAAGCATTGGTTTCGACTATTGGATCATCAAAATCACCTCCAATGGAATAAAGGAGTGGGAAAATACCATCCAGGGTTCTGACAATGATCATTTTGCAGGGATGCAGCTTACGAAAGACGGAGGTTATCTGATTGCGGGCAGTTCCTTGTCCGAAACGGGCCTGGATAAAACGGTAGCTAATAACGGATATTCAAATATCTGGCTGGTAAAACTTTCAGCAACCGGAAGCATTGTCTGGAATGACGTGATCGGAAGCAACAACCGGGAATATGGCGATAGAGCTTCGGATATCATTGCAACCCGTGATGGCGGCTACCTGCTTGCAGCGACCTCAAGCTCCCTGACTGGCGGAGATAAAACCGAAACTTCACGCGGCCAGGAGGACTACTGGATCGTCAAGCTTGCCCCTGAAAGTGCAGCACTCCCGAAAATGCCCATCCGGATCAATGCAGGCGGGCCGGCTTTCACGACTGCTACCGGGAAATTGTTTACTGCGGATCAATATTACGCCGGCATTGAACGGCCAAGTACAGTTGCTACCGGCGACATTCTCAATACAACCAATGATGTGCTTTACCGCTCGGGCCGGATCTCGCCTTCTTTCAGCTACAATATCCCGATTATGAGCGGAGAAGTGAATGTAACCCTGCATTTTGCCGAAACCTACTTTGGTACACCCGGTAAAAAGGGAGGAGCAGGCAGCAGGCAGTTTCATGTAAACATGGAAGGCAGCCGCAAGCTGACCAACTATGACATCTTCGTTGCTGCCGGGGGAGCCATGCGCGCAGTTCAGGTAACCTTTCCTGTCACGGTTACGGATGGTTTACTGAACATCGACTTTCTGACCGGAGCTGCCGACATGCCCAGGATTTGCGCCATTGAAGTGATGAGTGCCGGCCTGACCCTGAACCCGATTGCCGATTCCTATGTGCAGGGCGGGATTTATAGTTATAACAACTATGGAACTGCAAACCTGCAAATCAAATCCTTGACAAATGATCCGGACGTAAGCCGCGCTGCTTACCTGAAATTTCAGTTGCCGGCTACGGGCGTGATCACCTCGGCCAAGCTGCGCATTTACGGGCATAACCATGAAAACAGCAATGGTATCAATCTGCATGCTTTTGGCGTAAATGATGACAGCTGGACAGAATCGGGCATTAACAAAACCAATGCGCCGGCTGCCTCGACACCTTCGCTGGGATCTGTGGCAGTCAATGGTCAATACCAGAATTATGAAATTGATGTTACCAGCTATGTGAAGGCACAGCAGCAATCCGGCGATGGCATGGTGAGCCTGCTTTTGGATGATCCCAGCAGCCGCAATATCAAACTGGTTTTTAACAGCAGGGAAATGAACAGGGCTCCGCAGCTATTCATCCAGGCTTCGAGCAGTGGTGCGCGGGTTAGTCAGGAAGCAGTTGTATCTGAAACACCGGAAAAGGAGCCGTCGGCTATTTACCCCAACCCGGTTAAAGACCAGCTGACAGTTTCGCTT